From a region of the Methylomonas rapida genome:
- a CDS encoding toll/interleukin-1 receptor domain-containing protein, producing the protein MIRVFFSYSHADENYRNELEKHLMSLKHQGIIESWHDRRIVAGEEWANRIDDELRKADIILLLVSSDFIASRYCYELEMTEALARHDRREAVVIPVILRPCHWTGLPFGKLQAATRDGRPVEKYPSLDDAFLEITQGIEAIAKRISTSSNSSPAMPAAADILFGKAAIATPATFRSELPRSSNLAISKTFSDHDRDTFVTDAFHYMASFFENSLKEIQDRNPEINIRFQKVDARSFEAIIYRNGKQISKCGIWLGAPFGSSGLSSIIYSYAGLGQGNSFNESMSVKDTGNMLGLEPMGMGISNLQRADKGPLTHQGAAEYYWSMFFEPVKRG; encoded by the coding sequence ATGATTAGAGTTTTCTTTTCCTATTCGCACGCTGACGAAAACTACCGCAACGAACTCGAAAAACATTTGATGAGCCTTAAGCATCAAGGAATTATAGAATCGTGGCATGACCGACGCATTGTTGCGGGAGAAGAATGGGCGAACCGCATTGACGATGAGCTGCGCAAAGCAGACATCATACTTTTGTTGGTGAGCTCAGATTTCATTGCCTCACGTTATTGCTACGAGTTGGAAATGACTGAAGCACTCGCTCGCCATGATCGTCGCGAGGCTGTAGTCATTCCGGTCATTCTTCGCCCATGCCACTGGACAGGCCTTCCCTTTGGCAAATTACAAGCAGCTACCAGAGACGGTAGGCCAGTTGAAAAATATCCAAGTTTGGATGATGCATTCCTTGAAATTACGCAGGGCATTGAAGCCATCGCAAAGCGAATTTCTACATCTAGCAATTCATCGCCTGCAATGCCTGCAGCTGCTGATATCTTGTTTGGGAAAGCGGCAATAGCTACGCCCGCGACATTCAGATCAGAGTTGCCTCGCTCAAGTAATCTAGCCATATCAAAAACCTTTTCCGATCACGATCGAGACACTTTTGTTACAGATGCTTTCCATTACATGGCTAGTTTTTTTGAGAACTCGCTTAAAGAAATCCAAGATCGTAATCCAGAAATCAATATACGTTTCCAAAAAGTAGATGCTCGATCATTCGAGGCCATAATCTACCGCAATGGAAAACAAATATCTAAATGTGGTATTTGGCTCGGCGCTCCGTTTGGTTCAAGCGGATTATCGTCGATAATTTATAGCTATGCGGGACTTGGACAAGGAAATAGTTTTAACGAAAGTATGAGCGTGAAGGATACCGGCAACATGCTTGGATTGGAGCCAATGGGAATGGGAATATCGAATTTACAACGTGCCGACAAAGGTCCACTTACACACCAAGGAGCTGCCGAATACTACTGGTCTATGTTCTTCGAACCCGTAAAACGAGGATAA
- the brxL gene encoding protease Lon-related BREX system protein BrxL: protein MNETVNPVDMDTSLDKLLNQHFAGKVVRKDLTKLIKEGANVPVYVLEYLLGMYCASDDDETIQAGLKNVKRILAENYVRPDEAEKVKSKIRESSTYKVIDKVTVKLNEKRDVYEALLANLGVKNAEISDRFVRDFEKLLVGGIWCIVTVRYQFEENQKGSPFIVTELKPIQMPNMDMQELFESRKLFSHEQWIDALLRSTGMEPSCFKERAKWHLLARMIPLVENNYNYCELGPRGTGKSHIYKEISPNSILVSGGQTTVANLFYNMSARKVGLVGLWDVVAFDEVAGINFKDKDGIQIMKDYMASGSFSRGRESINANASMVFIGNINQSVESLVKTSHLLAPFPEVMIDSAFFDRFHAYVPGWEIPKMRPEFFTNQYGMIVDYLAEFLREMRKRNFADAIDKWFKLGNNLNQRDTIAVRRTTSGLLKLLCPNGDYDKEIVRKCLEYALETRRRVKEQLKKIGGMEFYDVHFSYIDLEEAQERFITVPEQSSGALIPEGRLQPGTLHTISMGSSEMPGTYRLEIQSINGNGKINVSGLAPRESVKVAFDYFKANASRVSASIKSGEHDFHLHLVELQNTGTPDALTLAGFIALCSAALVKPMQSQMVVMGDMSLGGTIVQVRNLAESLQVAFDAGAKRILLPMSSVTDIPTVPGELFAKFQTSFYSDPVDAVFKALGVE from the coding sequence ATGAACGAAACTGTAAATCCCGTCGACATGGATACCAGCCTAGATAAGCTGCTAAACCAGCACTTTGCCGGCAAGGTGGTCCGCAAAGACTTAACCAAACTGATCAAAGAAGGCGCGAACGTACCGGTCTATGTGTTGGAATATTTGCTGGGCATGTACTGCGCGAGTGACGACGATGAGACGATTCAGGCCGGTTTAAAAAACGTCAAACGTATCTTGGCGGAAAACTATGTGCGTCCTGACGAAGCCGAAAAGGTGAAGTCGAAGATAAGGGAAAGCAGCACCTACAAGGTTATCGATAAAGTCACGGTCAAGCTCAACGAAAAGCGGGATGTTTATGAGGCATTGCTGGCAAACCTTGGCGTAAAAAATGCGGAAATCTCGGATCGCTTTGTCCGTGATTTTGAGAAGTTATTGGTGGGCGGTATTTGGTGTATTGTCACCGTGCGTTACCAGTTCGAGGAAAATCAGAAGGGCTCACCGTTCATCGTCACGGAATTAAAGCCCATCCAGATGCCCAATATGGACATGCAGGAATTGTTCGAAAGCCGGAAGCTGTTTTCCCATGAGCAATGGATAGACGCACTACTGCGTTCCACGGGGATGGAACCTTCCTGTTTTAAGGAACGGGCGAAGTGGCACTTATTGGCAAGGATGATTCCGTTAGTCGAAAACAATTACAACTACTGCGAACTGGGGCCGCGTGGCACCGGTAAAAGCCACATCTACAAAGAGATCAGCCCGAATAGCATCCTAGTGTCCGGTGGGCAAACCACGGTAGCCAACTTGTTCTACAACATGAGCGCTCGCAAGGTCGGGTTGGTGGGCTTATGGGATGTCGTGGCGTTCGATGAAGTCGCCGGCATCAATTTTAAAGACAAGGACGGCATCCAGATCATGAAGGATTACATGGCCTCGGGCTCCTTCAGCCGTGGTCGGGAATCGATCAATGCCAATGCGTCCATGGTGTTTATCGGTAACATCAATCAAAGTGTCGAGTCCCTGGTCAAAACATCACATCTGTTGGCCCCGTTTCCGGAAGTGATGATCGATTCTGCATTCTTTGACCGGTTCCACGCCTATGTGCCGGGTTGGGAAATTCCCAAAATGCGGCCTGAGTTCTTTACCAACCAGTACGGCATGATCGTCGACTATCTGGCCGAGTTTTTGCGGGAAATGCGTAAGCGAAATTTTGCGGACGCAATCGACAAGTGGTTTAAGCTGGGTAACAACCTGAATCAGCGGGATACGATTGCAGTACGGCGCACGACATCAGGCTTATTGAAGTTGCTTTGCCCGAACGGCGATTACGATAAAGAGATCGTTCGCAAGTGCCTAGAATATGCCTTGGAAACACGGCGGCGGGTCAAAGAGCAACTGAAAAAAATCGGCGGCATGGAGTTTTACGATGTGCATTTCAGTTACATCGATCTTGAAGAGGCTCAGGAACGTTTTATTACCGTGCCGGAACAATCCAGTGGCGCACTGATTCCGGAAGGCCGCTTGCAACCTGGCACCCTACATACCATCAGCATGGGTTCGTCTGAAATGCCAGGCACTTATCGCCTGGAAATACAATCGATCAACGGCAACGGCAAGATCAACGTCTCAGGTCTTGCGCCACGGGAATCGGTCAAAGTGGCCTTCGATTACTTCAAAGCCAATGCGTCGAGAGTGAGTGCTTCCATAAAAAGTGGCGAGCATGACTTTCACTTACACCTTGTCGAACTCCAAAATACCGGTACGCCGGATGCATTAACCCTTGCCGGCTTTATAGCGCTGTGCTCCGCTGCATTAGTTAAGCCCATGCAATCACAGATGGTCGTTATGGGCGATATGAGTTTGGGCGGCACTATTGTCCAGGTCAGAAATCTCGCAGAGAGCCTTCAGGTCGCTTTCGATGCAGGTGCAAAACGCATTTTGCTACCGATGTCGAGCGTAACAGATATTCCGACCGTGCCGGGTGAGTTGTTTGCCAAATTCCAAACCAGTTTTTACTCTGACCCTGTTGATGCGGTTTTTAAGGCGCTGGGGGTTGAATAA
- a CDS encoding metallophosphoesterase family protein, translating to MKFIHAADIHLDSPLTGLSAYADAPVEMLRTATRDAFSNLVTEAIEQAVDFMVIAGDLYDGTWKDHNTGIYFCKEMGRLKKAGIPVYLLFGNHDAESEMTKKLQLPDNVFAFDTRKPNTFRLDNLKVALHGRSFREKETLENLVTGYPAPVPGMFNIGVLHTALEGNAAHATYAPCCLDELHAKGYHYWALGHVHEYQIWEGASTVVFPGNLQGRHIRETGPRGAVMVTADEQGIQDIQRLFVDVLRWASLEVDVTECKTLSEVVSRIGKALDELVESSPSTIPIAVRITVTGKTAAHGDLFGLESQLRAEVLALAVAMGGERLWIEKVRVATSAADDGEALRARADALSDLQDLLQAAESDADFLNSLQDDLLSLVNKAPLELQTSVPYFKAIRSGELVDLVREVRPGLLSHLAKVE from the coding sequence GTGAAATTCATCCATGCGGCAGACATACACCTGGACAGCCCCTTAACCGGATTGAGCGCTTACGCCGATGCCCCGGTGGAAATGCTGCGCACAGCAACGCGCGATGCTTTTTCCAACCTGGTGACCGAAGCGATTGAGCAAGCGGTTGACTTCATGGTGATTGCCGGCGACCTCTATGATGGCACCTGGAAGGATCACAACACCGGCATTTATTTCTGTAAAGAAATGGGGCGCCTGAAAAAAGCCGGCATTCCGGTGTATCTGCTGTTCGGCAACCACGATGCCGAAAGTGAGATGACCAAGAAACTGCAACTGCCTGACAACGTCTTTGCCTTCGACACCCGAAAACCCAACACGTTTCGTCTGGATAACCTAAAGGTTGCCCTACATGGCCGCAGCTTTAGGGAAAAAGAGACTTTAGAAAACCTCGTCACAGGCTATCCAGCCCCGGTACCAGGCATGTTCAATATTGGCGTGCTACACACCGCGCTGGAGGGCAACGCAGCGCATGCCACCTATGCCCCATGCTGTTTGGATGAACTGCATGCCAAGGGCTACCACTACTGGGCACTGGGTCATGTACATGAATATCAAATATGGGAAGGTGCTTCGACAGTGGTTTTCCCTGGCAATCTTCAAGGTCGTCATATCCGGGAGACCGGACCACGTGGCGCCGTGATGGTGACGGCAGACGAGCAGGGCATTCAGGACATTCAGCGTCTGTTCGTCGATGTTCTGCGCTGGGCCAGTCTGGAAGTCGATGTCACCGAGTGCAAAACGCTATCGGAAGTAGTGTCCAGGATAGGCAAAGCGCTCGACGAACTGGTAGAAAGCAGCCCGTCGACCATCCCTATAGCTGTTAGGATCACCGTCACCGGCAAAACAGCCGCGCACGGTGATCTTTTCGGACTGGAGTCGCAACTGCGCGCCGAAGTCTTGGCCTTGGCTGTCGCCATGGGGGGGGAGCGACTTTGGATTGAAAAGGTGAGGGTGGCCACTTCGGCGGCAGATGACGGCGAGGCGCTGCGAGCACGAGCCGATGCCTTATCCGATTTACAGGACCTGCTTCAGGCCGCTGAATCAGATGCAGACTTTCTTAACAGCTTGCAAGATGATCTGTTGAGCTTAGTCAACAAGGCGCCCCTGGAATTACAAACTAGCGTCCCTTACTTTAAAGCCATCCGCTCAGGCGAGTTAGTGGATTTGGTTCGTGAAGTCCGTCCGGGCCTGTTGTCTCATTTAGCCAAGGTGGAGTGA
- a CDS encoding protein kinase domain-containing protein has translation MPALDQIVVDDLSERLKTFLKSLGGYGEPQFLNSGGSAAVFEVECEMGLRAFKAFNPQFLNGPGGAAERRRLEIQRRLIGHQCPSLVKAYRVEEAVGTAFLEMEFVPWPQLALMLPSIPDESVIPLITQLVDAVKFLDANNIVHRDIKPENIHVSPDFANLKLLDLGVARELEILDDEEASATDHGALRPFLATAQYSSPEYLFRLDEPSLKLWKGLNFYQLGAVLHDLIMKQPIFQHEVSLGNRWLVAKAVLTKVPSFAEGTPERLAKLKALSARCLVKDLDTRLQFVGWEDFILEGAKDPLTNLRARLTKGRLSASGHSNEAAASRLEFERNECFRTFIDRVRSELLPTCGTNLPLSVKPSVPGETPHARFSLTVDKQLSIDCTLHFAWQEQLYERVANIQLDARLVCNGFDEHTGVLNSKTISVLTISENEAESAIGVANAIADVAVNALDLIEATEDHTKLHGTDLQLQK, from the coding sequence ATGCCAGCGCTAGACCAAATTGTTGTTGATGACCTATCCGAACGTCTCAAGACCTTCTTGAAGAGCCTAGGCGGATATGGTGAGCCCCAGTTCTTGAACTCCGGGGGATCTGCTGCAGTCTTCGAGGTGGAGTGTGAGATGGGGCTACGGGCTTTCAAAGCCTTCAACCCGCAATTCCTTAATGGACCTGGAGGAGCGGCTGAGCGTCGCCGTCTTGAGATTCAGCGCCGCTTAATTGGCCATCAATGCCCATCTTTAGTAAAAGCATACCGAGTTGAGGAGGCCGTAGGGACGGCCTTTCTGGAGATGGAGTTTGTCCCCTGGCCCCAGCTGGCTTTGATGCTTCCGTCCATTCCCGACGAATCGGTTATTCCGCTGATTACCCAGCTTGTAGATGCAGTCAAATTCTTGGATGCAAACAATATCGTTCACCGCGATATCAAACCAGAGAACATTCATGTCTCCCCTGACTTTGCCAACCTCAAGCTCCTTGATTTGGGTGTGGCACGTGAACTTGAAATTCTAGATGATGAAGAGGCTTCAGCTACTGATCATGGGGCACTTCGTCCATTCCTCGCTACAGCGCAATATAGTTCTCCAGAATATCTCTTTCGATTAGATGAACCTTCTCTCAAATTATGGAAAGGCCTTAATTTTTACCAACTAGGTGCGGTATTACACGACCTAATAATGAAACAGCCTATTTTCCAACACGAGGTAAGCCTTGGTAATCGCTGGCTAGTCGCCAAGGCTGTGCTAACTAAGGTCCCTAGTTTTGCTGAAGGTACCCCCGAACGGCTAGCCAAACTGAAAGCTCTTTCCGCACGTTGTTTGGTTAAGGACCTAGATACACGTTTGCAATTTGTTGGATGGGAAGACTTTATATTGGAAGGGGCTAAAGATCCTCTAACTAATCTTCGTGCTCGATTGACAAAAGGACGGCTAAGCGCCAGCGGGCATTCAAATGAGGCAGCTGCATCAAGGCTCGAATTCGAGCGAAATGAATGTTTTAGAACTTTTATTGATAGAGTACGTTCTGAGTTGCTTCCAACCTGTGGTACGAACCTTCCTCTTTCCGTAAAACCGTCAGTACCCGGGGAAACTCCGCACGCTCGGTTCTCATTAACAGTTGATAAGCAATTGTCTATCGATTGCACTCTACACTTTGCTTGGCAAGAGCAACTATACGAACGGGTCGCAAATATTCAGTTAGATGCAAGATTGGTTTGTAATGGTTTCGACGAGCATACTGGCGTGCTCAATTCAAAGACTATCTCAGTCTTAACAATTTCCGAAAACGAAGCTGAGTCGGCAATTGGTGTCGCTAATGCAATCGCAGACGTCGCAGTAAACGCATTGGACTTAATAGAGGCTACCGAGGACCACACAAAACTACACGGCACTGATTTGCAGCTACAAAAATAA
- a CDS encoding YhaN family protein has product MRFHRLDLIKYGKFSDRSVVFPVAKQDFHLIVGPNEAGKSTLRAAIVDLLFGIPPRSVHSFLHPLNELRLGAYIGNAADTLEFQRAKAQKHTLRSPVDAILSDSALTPFLGTADRSFFDQMFGLDHTRLVSGGNSILNAENDVGQILFQSAAGVASLGKIRDALVAEADKLWAPRKSNERAYYIASDQLDKATNALKEATVRTKVWVDANSKVESLHEALSHERKRHQQRQSERNSLERIRRLAPFLITLRENEQKLAELGEVIELPAEAAATLASAERELAIALERLELRNGEAENLTEALSHIELDEAVLELAADITKLDNLRLQYSAYEGDIVQRKKEIAALWQAVGQACIQLGWAQDSESAIAQRLPTLLIRRELRQLVRDRGGIFQTLRAAEQAEKTKNSEIKTLSAQLADLQMGEIKPALRAALANAKSLGDTEIALQKLQSTLTRTKSALDGLLLDLGQWRKPLPELIALQPPSQEKLTRLMQERQALIADRKADLLRLKNQTAEVARIELQIAQFKALHHPTTLEAVIEARAERDVLWGSIKTGEIDLQREGIVFEEKMAYADQVADRRLDDVEEATELQSLNQLLEREQQSLTLIEGQCSQLEAELHLFDDQWAQEAVSMDLAGMNLEDMGAWMLRRERALSAGITYQEAQSDLESLSQSIAASRLSLAKALQEAGLPVVETDSLSVLCVHAEQHIQAIDSAKIRHETLSAQLLAAQSLATTLKQVTEDAKAEVSRWSEAWSTTLTKTGLSPDSDTGTVEGALELIEQIAEKLDKMRQIQVERIDTMNADLKTFSIEANRLAQIVAAELKDQPAEQIALTLAHRLDRARESFAESSRLKEALRIANSQVLEAKESSQTAMASLKPLLEKAGVDTTTLLNEAIGRSDEQRRLNAELAEANTTLLNGGDGLTRRQIEAEIDAANLVQLAVELAHINDEIADAVQQQTTLSADHANALRALSEIGGSDAATQAEAQRQEALAQMSDAAERYVKVFTAGRLLRWSIDRYREEKQGPLLQRAGTIFSTLTSGSFSKLIVDFEREPMVLEGLRSDGKLVGISGMSDGTRDQLYLALRLAALEMHLEQAMPLPFVADDLFINYDDVRSKAGFEALKALSEQTQVIFLSHHDHLIPTVQAVFGKHVNIVLL; this is encoded by the coding sequence ATGCGATTCCACCGCTTGGACCTGATCAAATATGGCAAATTCTCTGACCGCTCGGTTGTGTTTCCCGTGGCCAAACAGGACTTTCATCTGATTGTCGGGCCCAACGAGGCCGGCAAGTCCACCTTGCGGGCCGCCATTGTTGATTTATTGTTCGGTATCCCGCCGCGTTCCGTTCATAGCTTTCTGCACCCGCTTAACGAATTGCGCTTAGGGGCTTACATTGGCAATGCCGCAGACACGCTTGAATTTCAGCGCGCTAAAGCGCAAAAACATACCCTGCGCTCGCCAGTGGATGCTATCTTGTCGGATTCCGCGCTGACACCGTTCCTTGGGACTGCGGATAGAAGTTTCTTTGACCAAATGTTCGGTCTTGACCATACCCGCTTGGTGTCCGGCGGTAATAGCATCCTCAATGCCGAGAACGACGTGGGTCAGATACTGTTTCAATCGGCCGCCGGCGTTGCCAGCCTGGGCAAAATCCGTGATGCGTTAGTCGCCGAGGCGGATAAGCTTTGGGCTCCCCGAAAATCCAATGAGCGGGCCTATTACATCGCTTCAGATCAGCTCGATAAGGCGACCAACGCGTTAAAAGAAGCCACTGTTCGCACTAAAGTCTGGGTGGACGCCAATAGTAAAGTCGAATCTCTGCACGAAGCGCTCAGTCATGAGCGAAAACGTCATCAGCAACGCCAAAGCGAGCGCAACAGCCTGGAACGCATCCGCAGGCTAGCCCCATTTCTGATAACGCTTAGGGAAAACGAACAGAAACTGGCTGAACTGGGCGAGGTGATAGAACTGCCGGCAGAGGCCGCGGCCACTCTCGCAAGCGCAGAACGCGAGCTGGCTATCGCCCTTGAGCGCCTGGAGCTGCGCAATGGCGAGGCTGAAAACCTCACGGAAGCGCTATCACACATCGAATTAGACGAAGCCGTACTTGAACTGGCTGCCGACATAACCAAACTGGATAACCTTCGCCTGCAATACAGCGCCTATGAAGGCGATATCGTCCAACGAAAAAAGGAAATAGCCGCACTTTGGCAAGCGGTTGGTCAAGCCTGTATTCAGCTGGGTTGGGCCCAAGACTCTGAAAGCGCAATTGCCCAGCGCCTACCCACACTGCTGATACGCCGGGAACTCAGGCAACTGGTCCGCGACCGTGGCGGCATTTTTCAGACATTACGGGCAGCAGAACAGGCCGAAAAGACCAAGAATTCTGAAATCAAAACGCTATCAGCTCAACTGGCTGACTTGCAAATGGGTGAGATCAAGCCCGCGCTACGTGCGGCGTTAGCAAACGCCAAATCATTGGGTGACACGGAAATAGCCCTCCAAAAGCTACAATCCACGTTGACCAGGACCAAGTCAGCGTTGGACGGTTTATTGTTGGACTTGGGGCAATGGCGCAAGCCCTTACCTGAGTTAATAGCACTACAGCCGCCTAGCCAAGAAAAACTAACCCGTTTGATGCAAGAGCGGCAGGCCCTTATTGCGGATCGAAAAGCTGACTTACTGCGACTAAAAAATCAAACCGCCGAGGTTGCCCGAATTGAATTGCAAATTGCCCAGTTTAAAGCACTTCATCATCCCACGACACTGGAGGCGGTGATTGAAGCGCGGGCTGAACGAGATGTATTGTGGGGGTCGATAAAAACCGGTGAAATTGATCTGCAGCGAGAGGGAATAGTATTTGAAGAGAAGATGGCCTATGCCGACCAAGTGGCCGATAGACGGCTTGACGATGTCGAAGAAGCAACCGAACTACAAAGCTTGAATCAGCTGCTGGAACGGGAGCAGCAGAGCCTAACGCTGATCGAAGGCCAATGTTCGCAATTGGAAGCAGAGCTTCACTTATTCGATGACCAATGGGCACAAGAGGCAGTCAGCATGGATTTGGCCGGCATGAACTTAGAAGACATGGGTGCCTGGATGCTTAGGCGGGAGAGGGCGCTGTCTGCTGGCATTACCTATCAAGAAGCACAGAGTGACCTGGAGTCATTGTCTCAATCAATTGCAGCATCCAGATTATCCCTCGCCAAGGCCTTACAAGAAGCCGGGCTGCCTGTGGTCGAGACGGATAGTTTGTCCGTGCTGTGCGTTCATGCGGAACAGCATATCCAAGCCATCGACAGCGCTAAAATTCGGCACGAAACCCTATCGGCTCAATTACTTGCTGCGCAGTCACTGGCCACAACGTTAAAGCAAGTCACTGAGGATGCGAAAGCGGAGGTAAGCCGCTGGTCTGAGGCCTGGTCTACGACGCTCACCAAGACGGGGTTATCCCCTGACAGCGATACTGGCACGGTGGAAGGGGCTCTTGAGCTCATTGAGCAAATCGCCGAAAAATTAGACAAGATGCGGCAGATTCAAGTCGAGCGTATCGACACCATGAACGCTGATCTGAAGACGTTTTCTATTGAAGCGAATCGACTTGCGCAAATCGTTGCTGCTGAGCTCAAAGATCAGCCGGCCGAGCAAATTGCTCTGACATTAGCCCATCGTTTAGATCGAGCCCGCGAGTCTTTTGCGGAAAGCAGTCGGCTTAAAGAAGCCCTGCGTATTGCAAACAGCCAGGTATTGGAAGCCAAGGAATCCAGTCAAACCGCCATGGCGAGTTTGAAACCCTTATTGGAAAAAGCAGGCGTCGACACCACGACTTTGTTGAATGAAGCAATTGGTCGATCTGACGAGCAGCGTCGCCTAAATGCCGAGCTGGCAGAGGCTAATACTACTCTTCTCAATGGGGGAGATGGCCTAACGCGGAGGCAAATCGAAGCGGAGATTGATGCAGCTAACCTAGTTCAGCTGGCTGTTGAACTCGCACACATCAACGATGAAATTGCTGATGCAGTGCAGCAGCAAACGACGCTTTCGGCTGACCATGCGAATGCCTTACGGGCTTTGTCCGAAATCGGTGGATCAGACGCGGCCACACAGGCGGAGGCCCAACGCCAAGAAGCACTTGCGCAAATGTCGGATGCCGCCGAACGTTATGTAAAAGTTTTTACCGCCGGGCGTTTGTTGCGTTGGTCAATTGACCGCTATCGAGAAGAGAAGCAGGGGCCACTGTTACAACGCGCGGGTACGATCTTTTCGACATTAACGTCCGGATCGTTTAGTAAGCTGATTGTGGATTTTGAACGGGAACCGATGGTGTTGGAAGGGCTACGTTCCGATGGCAAGCTAGTCGGTATTTCGGGTATGAGCGACGGCACACGAGATCAGCTTTATTTGGCACTGCGACTGGCGGCCCTGGAAATGCACCTGGAACAGGCCATGCCGTTGCCATTCGTCGCCGACGATCTATTTATCAACTACGATGATGTCCGCTCAAAAGCGGGGTTTGAGGCCCTTAAGGCATTGTCCGAACAGACTCAAGTCATCTTCCTGAGCCACCATGACCATCTGATTCCAACGGTGCAAGCGGTGTTTGGCAAGCATGTAAATATTGTGCTCTTGTGA
- a CDS encoding PIN domain-containing protein, with product MFRILIDTCVWLDLAKDYQQQAILNALEELVRQGDIALILRRTVVDEFDRNKARVIEESSRSLSSTLKRTKEVVEKFGEPELKLTVLNQLNEVDHRLPTLGDAAVGTVGRIEKLFERTPIIEISDAVKLRAA from the coding sequence ATGTTTAGGATTCTTATTGATACCTGCGTATGGCTCGACCTCGCCAAAGATTACCAGCAGCAAGCTATTCTGAACGCTCTCGAAGAACTGGTTCGGCAGGGAGATATAGCATTGATCCTTCGCCGCACAGTCGTTGATGAATTCGACCGCAACAAAGCTCGGGTCATCGAAGAGAGCAGTCGCAGTCTGTCGAGTACCCTGAAGCGTACTAAGGAGGTCGTGGAAAAGTTTGGCGAACCAGAGCTAAAGCTGACTGTCCTAAACCAGCTCAACGAAGTTGATCACCGGCTTCCAACTTTGGGTGATGCCGCAGTTGGCACTGTCGGTCGCATTGAGAAGCTATTCGAGCGTACGCCCATTATTGAAATTTCAGATGCGGTGAAGCTACGCGCGGCATAA